Part of the Limihaloglobus sulfuriphilus genome is shown below.
CATCAGGGATTTCTAAATCTGATAATTCAAGCAGAGTAGGCAGAAAATCAATCATCTCTACCGGCTCATCAATCCGTTTACCCCCGGGCAGCCTTTCAGGGCAGTTTATGATCAGCGGCGATTTGACATAATCTTCGTAGAAGGCTCTTTTCTTCCACAATCCATGTTCACCGAGACCAAAGCCCTGGTCAGAATTTACCGCTATAATTGTATTATCCAACAGGCCGGTTTTTTCCAGTTCTTTTACTATTCTGCCGACCTGTACATCGACAAGGCCTGCCATGCCGTAATATGTGCCGCGGCTGATATCTATCTCTTCTTTAGTCAGATCAAGACTGCCGGCATATTTACGCAGGCAGTTTTTCTCAAACTCCGGCTTGCTCTCAAGCTGGGTCTTATCCGGCAGAGGCAGCTCTATTTTCTCGGGATCTACAAAAAACTCCTTCGGCACATGACATGGAACGTGCGGCGCGTGGAAAGAGACCCGTAAAAAGAACGGCTCTTCCTGCTTTGAAAGCTGATCAATCTTTTTTACCGCCATATCGCCAAGCCGCCATGGAGTAGTATCTTCGGGCTTTACGTCCAGTACGCCTCCGATTTGCCAGTTATATGTCTTAGTCCTGACTGAACTTAATATTCTCTCTGCCGCGTCCGGATACTTCTGTTTGAAAAACGCGGTCGGCTTTCCAAAAACGTCCAGAAGCTGCTCGGCATCGCCGAGAGAATCCCATTGGTCGTGAAAACCGTGAATCTTGCCTATGTTAATCGGCTTCATTTGAGCCCGGGTCCAGATATCCAGCAGGTTTGGAACATCCTCAATCCCAGAATCACCGCTTTGTTCAACCAAACCCAAAGACTGGAGTATGGCCTCTCTGTCCCAGACACCCTTGTCTTTGCCCTTCATGTAAGCCGGCGTTTGCTGCGCCGCCTTACCCATAGCCATAGGGCCGCTCTGATGGCAGTAGTTGCCTGTCTTCATGCTGCGCCTTGACGGAACACAAACGGGGTTCTGGACAATTGCGGTCGTAAAGAGCACCCCATTTTGAGCTATCCTGTCAATATTCGGGGTATTGGCCCACTTTGTCCCGTAACAGCCCAACGCGTCCGCCCTGCCGTCATCAAACATTATCCATAAAATATTCGGCCGCCGGCGAGGCTTAGCCTTATCCGCGTTTGATTGTTCTGACGGTCTGCTGCCCATACCCGATACGCCGGAAACAAAAGCTGTTGAAAATAAAGCTGTTTTCAAAAAATCTCTTCTTTGCATTTATTCTGCCCCTGCTGATTTCAACCGGCATCTGTACCGAATTTAACAGATAAAATAAAGCTGAAAAATTACATAACGTTCTATCCGGTCAAAAGCAGTCATATTAACAAGTTATTCTGCAGCAACGGTTGTTACTTTGTTTCCACTCTATACAGAACAGCCCCGCCGCCGCCAAGCTCCTCAACGCAGGCATTTGAATTATTCAGGCTGACCTGCTCTTCGCGGCCGGTTGTATTAGAAACAGCATAAACATTTTTCACATCGTCTGTAAAAGAAACAACCGTTTTCAGGCTGCCGCCGTCTCTGCTCATATACTCGCCGTGGCGTTTATTGACAATCATCACATACGGGCGGTTGTCCTTATCCTCAAAATAGCTGACGATGTAACCCATACTTAGAACGTTGTTCCGGGCATCTACGCCGGCGATATATTCTTCAGCTGCGCCAAAACGGCCTACGTTGCCGGCAAACTCATCTGTCCCCACCGGAACAAAGGACTCACCGAAGCCGCGGATATGGCGAACCTTGATATTCTCCAGCTCAAGCAGAACCTTGCCCCAGCAGAGGGTTTCTTTGTTAATCGCCGCGGCGTCATCGTATCGCGGCCCTTTTTGGTCGTTTGAATCCAGTACACCGCTGCCGAATTTGAAAACCGGCTCGTAGTACTCTTCTCTCATACCGCCATTGTTATAATTTATTGCAAGACCTTCTGTTTTATGGCTGAGCGCTTCTTTTTGTGCAAGTTCATTTATTCCGCAAACAGGATGCCTGAAATAGAAATACCAGAGTCCCTTGCAGCCGTAGGCCAGAAATGAATTTATCTGCCATGCAAGGTCAGAGCCGCTGACATTTCTGTCTTTGTAAGATGAATAGACCTGGACAAAGCCGAACTGTTTACAGTTGTTCTTCAGGGAAAGCTCCCGCTGTATCTCAAGGTCGTGATAAAAACTGGGTGAATCCACGTTGAACCTGAAACATGGATAATGATCCAGCGAGCTGTAACGGGGATTGAGTTTTTCATAATATGTTTCAACGTACTGCCTGAAAGTGCTTCCAAGCCGCGTTTCGCTGACATACGAGGGGAACATATTCACGATACATATATCCTGCGGGTGTCTGCGGCGGAGGTACTCGTACTGTTCCACGTATTTTTCTATCTCGGGGGTTGTCGGCTCATCGCCAAGCATAAACCCGATTCTCTTGGGATCATCCGCGTGAAAATCGCTCATTGTCTTATAGTTGTAGCCCTTTGTATTCCATTCCTTGAACACCATCCAGTTGCCGTCCCAGTGCTTTTTCATCTTCTGATAGGCTTCTTCTTCCGGGTAGATAAACATAACGTTGAAGCCTGCATCATCGTACCAGCCCAGCTGCTCGGCGGTAAGCGCCGGAGGCACCCACGTCATTATGGGAAAGGGTTCTATTGTAATTTCCGGGTAATTCATTTCAGCTTGAGAGTTTACGGTAAATAAAGCACAAAAAACCAATATTAAAGACGCAGAGATTCTTATCACAGGAGTATCCTTTCTTAATAATATAAATACTAAACATTTTGCGGGAAAATCGATGTATTATTCAGGACAGGCAATACTGCCTTTAGGAGTGCTGTACTTATAGCCCCTGTCTGAATATTTATAACCTGTATGGTCCAGGACCGAATTGCCCAGAAGCTGGGATGGATCGTCAGGGTCTCTTCTAAAATACTCATCCGCCCTGCGGTCCTCGACATGCATATCCGCCCAGAGTGAATTGGAGATGCCGCCTGAATGGCTGCCTGCGATATTACCGTTTGAGGTAACATATCTGGAGCTTACGTTGTAAACGGGATAAAATCTCCCGCCGCCTGTATTGGAAACAAAAAACGATGCGGCATCTATCAAAACTAGAGTATCTGATTTTGCCTTGTTACCGGCATAACTCCAGTTATCCGTCCTCTCGGGCTGGTTAGTTGCCGAATTCCAGGAATTATACCTGGAGAGGTGACTGTTATAACCGTAGCCGATTGGGTAGTGCTCGGCGATATTGTCGCCCCAGCCGTATATCATTTCACGTTTTCTCTCCAGAAACTTCCGGAACGAGGGGCAGGAATAAGCCTCGCGAACAGAGCTGGCCCCTACAACCCATTCATCGTTGCCCTCTACCGTTTCCTCGCCGTCTATCAAGTCGGCCTTAATTAAAGACTCGGTATAGGTCCTCCTTGCGAAACTGTTGTTCGACCAGTATGCTATCGGATAAAAGCCGTCATTATTCGCCTTATAATTTTCAATAGCAATACCCATATTGTGCATGTGAGAGCCGCAGACGATTTTTCTGGCCATGTTTCTGACCTTAGAAAGCGCCGGCATCATAATCGCCATCAGTAAAGCTATGATCGAAATCACAACTAAGAGTTCTATTAGTGTAAAACCTTTTTTGCTTCGCATGATTAATTACCTTTTATTCTATAATCTCGATTAAAGTCTCCCCGGTATTCACTGCCGGGGAGACTTTTAGATTTTTATTCAGATGACCAAACAGCGCCGTACGCGGCAAAGTCGATCAGATCTACATGACAGTCACGGTTGTAGTCAAATTTATAGAAACCGTTCCATATATCACCGCAAACCTCGCCGGCTATCTCAGAGCCGATCGCCTGCTGCGCGGCAAGTGCCAGCGGTATCGTGCTTCCCGCACCGTCAAAGTGCTCTTGGCGGCAGCCGTCGGCGGGGAAGACCATCATACCGATAATCTCATCATCGCTCTGCATCAGGCTGTAAAAATCGTTGATTGAATCAGCAAGCTGCTGATCGGTATAATCGGCGACTAAATTCATCGCTGAAGGCGGAATGATAAACAATTTCTGCTCAGGCAGTTTTATGCTTTTCATGTGGTTCACAATCGCCTGAATGTCCGCTATCTGCACCGGCTGGCCGTCACCGCTTTCATAAAGGTCAAACGCAAGCCAGTCCGCACCTGCCGGCAGAGTCTCTGCCGTTAAATTGGGAGCTACAGTGGGTGCGAAATTCACATAGACTGGTACCCCAGGGAAAGCCTCTTTCAGTGCCGCAATAGCTGTCTCAAGGTCGGCCTGTGAAACATTGCGGTGATACGGCTCGTCTATCGGAGAAAACGCGCCAACGTATTCTTCATAACCGTTAAAGAGAGAAACAAGACCGCTAACGGCATCTTCATAATTGCTCTTAAGCTGATAACCGCCGCTGCCGTCTGCTTCAAACAGCTGCCAGTGGGTATCCACAAGCATATAAGAATGATTAGCTACCGCGGCATCTGTCGCGCCCTGATTGGGGAAAACGTGGTTAAGGTTTGTAAATGAGCCAACCTCGGGGAAGGCATTTCCCCAGTTATTGAAGTCAGTATAGGCATGATAATAGCCATACCAGGTTGAAGGTTTACTCGGGTTCTCATAGACTATCGGATCAAAAGGATCATAATCTGGGTCATCAGCCGTTGACACTTCAACCGTATTGAAAATTACCGCGTTACTTTCACCCCATAGATTGATAGTAGAAGCGGCAGTATTTACCCATCGCAGCTCAATAAATGAAGTATCCAGCGCCTCGGCGGTCAGGTCGGTAACCATCTCAGTCAAAGCCGCGCGAGTGGTTTGAGCAAGCACATTACCTGCATCATCAACCATCTGAACAACCATGCTTGTACCGACGTTAAAGTACATTTTGGGTACGCTAACCGAAATAATTGTCTTTCCTTCGGCAGCGGTGTATCTTGCTCCGACATAAGCACCGGAATTGGGCTGAATCTGGTTAACCGGAGAAAACATTCCTGCATCCCAGCCCCAGCTTCCCCCGTCAGTGCCGAAATCATTCGTGTTGGCAGGGCTTATAAAATTAACAATCTCGTTAAAAGGTTTTTCCGCCCCGCCGTCAGCAACATCATAAGCCGTCCCGGAACCGATATACTCCCAGCCTTCAAGGCCTGCCTCGGCAAAAACTTCAGTTGTAATTGCATTAGTATCAAGCTCTAAAGCAACTTCAACCGAGCTGATTATAACACCGTTGTTTGCCCAGACGTTAGTCGTGGTAGAAGACGTATTAACCCATCTTATCTCCACTGCCGTTGTACTAAGTCCCGCGGCTGCTATATCCGTTACCATCTCGTTAGAAGCGGATCTTGCTGACTGCGCCACTATATTACCTTCACCGTCAGCGACCGCAACCGCCATATTAGCCCCGACATTGAAATAAGCCTTTGGAATATTCACACCAGTTATGATGTATCCCGCCGGAGCCTCAAACCTTGCGCCTGCCCAGGCACCCGATTCAGGTGTTATGTAGGCAGAGGGTGAAAATTTTGCCGCGTCCCAGCCCCAGGCGGCGCCATCGAGGCCGAAGTTGTTTGTATTGGCAGGGCTTTCCATTGAAACAAGATCCTGCATCGGTGCTAGAGAACCGCCGTCATCAATATTGTAGGCATTGCCGCTGCCGAGGAAATCCCAGCCCGCAAGGCCGTTGGTGCCGTCAAAAACCAGAGTCTCGGCAAAAGAAAAAGACGTTATGACTGTTATTACTGTAATTAACAGGGATAGAGATCTGAGCGTTTTCATATAATATCTCCTATTGTAGAGTTAATATGCAAATTTAGTTACTGGACGCAGTTCACATCAGCAGGGTCATTGCAGTCAAGCCAGTACTGAGCAAGAAGCTGTATGTCAGAGCTGTCAACATCGCAATCGCCGTTGAGATCAGCGGGCGGATATGGATTGTATTTCGTGCCGCACTCTGCGTCTTCTTCATCGATAAGTGTGATCTCAAGCTGTTCAATGTACATGGTGTTACCTGACCAGACCCATGTCGCAGCATATGGTGTAAGGACAAATTTTATCCTTTTAGTTGGGTTTTGGCTGAAGTCCACAACGGTTCCCTGCCACCACGGCACAGACATCGTAACGGGATTTTCCGTATATACCAGTTTGTCATCTTCATCATAAAACGATGCGGCGACAGAAGAATTCCCTCCGCTTGGGAAATTCCAAAAGGAGTTAATAACCTTTACGCTGGAAATCAGCTTACCGCTTATGCCGGCGGAAGCAAGGTCGAATTCATAACCTGTAGGATCTATCGTAGAACCGACAACCTGATTTTCCGCCCGTATCTGCAGGCCGTGAGTCTGAGGCACAAACTCGCCCGGCCACGGTTGCGTTGCAGGGTCGCCCTCCCAGGCAGAGTCCAAGGTAAATGAGCCTTCAACCCACGTCCAGTCAGTGTAAGTGTACCACAGCTGGCCGTCAGGCTGATTTTCAGGGTCGGGGCCCACACCCCATTTGAGGGTATTTTCATCAACAAGGTACCCGTCAGCATACAGACCCGATAAAACCACAAAACCGAGAGTTAAAAACAACAGTGCGTAATTTAATTTACTCATTTTTGTTTCCTTTTGTTAATTACTATAGAAACATTTAATTAGTCATTCAAGGCGCAAAATCCCCGCAACCTCAAAAACCAAACTAAAGTGATTCACAGAACCACTCATATAACTTTGTACCGCTGTAAATAAACACGGGCAGATTTTACTCTGCCCGTATGCGGATATTTCTGAATCTATTTTTTTCGTTTAACTAAGAACAGAGAACCCAAAGCCAGAACCGCCATTGAAGCCGGCTCCGGAACAGTCTCCGTATTTAGATATATCGGCTGGGTATAATAAGCATTATTCGTACCCCAAAGATTATGGGCCTGGGTTGCATAAACTATAATCCGCAATGCATCGACATTATCGAATGTTGGATTATCCAGACCTTGATTTTGAATCCAGCCTCCTGCAGGACTTGCCGACCAAAGAACATTTTCGTTGACATCGGTAATGCGGATCTCCATTGAACCTGTCAGAAAGTTGAAATAACCCGGCAGCCAGGCACTGACAACCTCTTCGTTGACACCATCAGGAACACTCCACTCATAACCTGCCCAGGTACCTGCCGGTATTGTATTTGGCGACGGTGAAGCCAAAGCCTCTACCCTCAGCCTTACATCATTCGATGTGCCATCGTAAGGGTCCAGGACATCGAGCGGGCTGTCAACATTACTCACCAGGTTAAGATAGTTCTCGTAGCCGGCAGAACCTACTTTCGTCCAGTCATTGACCGTGGATTTTGTCCACTGATCCCAATGATAGGAATTGCCGACATTGACTCCGGCACCAAAAGACGTGCATACGAGAGATAAAAGACATGCGATTGAAGTTATAACGACTAACTTTCTCATAATAAAAACTCCACTTAAACAACATTACTTTATCAAAATCTTCAAACGATGGCTTAATTATAACACAACAACGAAACAATACTATACATTTTATGAAATATTTAAAAAAAAAGTTTAAACATAAACATTCTTACATCTTAAATCACTAATATATAAAGACTTAAATAGCATTAAAATTTTACTATACATTTATATACATTTTGTCTTTTTTCGCTGATTCAGCCTTAAAAATAAACGTTTTTGAAGCAATTGCATCATATCGGCCTGCAAGAATCACGCTCTATGAGCTTATTAGCGACGAAAGAAAGGCTCTGGTCAACGGCTTTTCCGCCGAGTTGTTTATCTATCATATCAATCGCCATCTCCCCCATAAGGTCGTAATCGAGCGATGTGGTCGTTATGCGGGGATAGGTAGATTCACAGATATCGAAATCGCCTGTACCCAGGACAGAAACATCTTCAGGGACATTTACGCCGATATTACGCAGGTGTGAGATTGCCCAGGCGGCGATTTTGTCATCAAGACACAGTATAGCAGTAGGTGCCGGCTGGGTTTTATGGACAAAGATACTGTTGAGCTCGGAAACGACACGATTGTATTCATACCGGCACTCTTTGACTGTAACATCAAGGTCTGCCGCTGTTTTCTCTTTTACATCACGCACGGCGTTTCGCACCTCTTCTATATAGGGCTTTGTGAGCATATCGTGAAAGATAAGTATCTTTTTATGGCCGATTTGCGGCAGATAGTTCAGGCCGTACTCAAGCCACGGCCTGCCCAGCACCGCATACTGGGCTATATCGCTGTACCTGTAATCATTAAGTGCTACATACGGAATGCGTGCGGGAAACTCCTTTATCTGATTGATATGCTCCGTACTGAAGTTACAGCTCACCATCGCGGTATCTTTGGAGTCTGTAGAGAAAAATTTCTCCCGGAATATCTCCATAGCGTTTTCGAATGATGCAATAGCGGTATCGTATCCCTTTGAATTAGCCGCCTTTACAACGCCGCGTATAATCCTGTACCGGAAATCCGATATCTCAAGTATGTCGTATATGAGAACTACCGTTTTGATGTTTTTCCGGGCAAACACACCGTCACTGAGCATCTCACGGTTTATAAAGGTGCCCGAGCCGGCAATCCGCTGAAGTATCCTGGCAGAAACCAGCTCCTCCATCGCCTTTCTAACCGTACCCCTGCTAACGCCCCATTTAGCGCCTAAGGCCTGTTCTGTAGGGAGTTTGACCTGGCCGGCCTTAAACATCTCATCTATCATTTCACGCAGACGGGAGGTTACTTCCTGATATTTAGTAAAATTCGCTCTCATTCAAGATACCGCTTCTATAAAATGTTAATCAAAACCGAAAAAACTATCGGCCAAGTAACTGCTGCGGCTTATTATAACAAAACATTCCACACTTAAAAGAATCTTTAATGTTATCAAAGCACTCCGGAGTTAGTAACACATTGAAATACGGCAACAATCGCCATCGCCGAGTTTGAACCCTGCGAGTTCGTAGAAGCCCTCCCCGGAACAAAGTAAGACCGCTTTAGAAAGGCGCACTTTCTAAATACCAAAAAACTGACAAAATATCGTAGAGACGCAATGCTTGCGTCTCTCAACTCTATGCAGATGATGGACTTAAAAACTGAGATACAGTCAAAATCGCCGCATGCAATGCAACTTTACGGGGGCGTAAAAAACACTTTGGAATGCGGTGGCAAGCGCCGGCGCGACACCGCTTTGAAAATGTTATACACCCAAATACACCGCTGTTTTATAAGATGCTGCTCAACGGAATAAAAGCGGCGCCGCCTCGCTTCGCTCATTGTCGCGCGCACTCCAAAATACCGCACATACTGCATTTACCGCATCAGAGCCGCGAGTAATGTAGGTCGGGCTTCCAGCCTGACACTTTGTCGGGCTGGAAGCCCGACCTACGGCGGCACTTGCCCGTAAAAAAACGGCAGGAATTTATACCCCTCACAGCAGACAGCGTTTATTACGGTATTTTGTCGTGATACGGCACATAGACTAACCGCTCATTGACATTCGCGGCTCTGAAATACACACAGGAGCGGTACCAGCGGCCATCGGGAGCTATTGGGCGTACAGATGGACAGCAGCGTCTGGAGCAAATTCGTGAATTTGCTCTACCCTACTGCCTGCGTTCTAAAAAAAATCCGGTTATTTCCAACTCTGTTCTTCGCGGCGGGCGAGGTATGCCATTTCAGCGGCTATGGGGATATTCTGGGTGCACTTGGCTTCACACTCTTTGCAGGCGGTGCATTCGGAGGGTTTTTTGGAGGCATTTTTGTTATTTTCGCCGGTCAGCCAGTCGTATTTCTCTTTTGCTATGCCGGGAACCTTCAATACCTTATCATGAAAAACCACATCCATCATTGCCGGTATATCGATCCCCGCCGGACAGGGCATACAGTATTTACATGACGTGCAAACTTTGGCATTATCGGGCGATAACTTGTTCATGGCTTTTTCAATGGCCGAGATCTGGGCGGCGTCAAAGGCGGGTTTCTTAAAATTGGCTATGGTTGACTCTATATCCTCCGGTTTTGTGATGCCGCAGATAATGGTATCGACATTCGGATCGCTTTTGAGGTATCTGTGCCCTGCTTCCACCGCATCGCTTATGCCGACGGCGGATTTTACAGCATCGGCTATAACCGGGGAATTTTCCGCCAGCATGCCGCCGCAGGCGGGGTTCATGATTATCGTGCCGATACCCTTCTCATGAGCTTTGGCAACCACATCTTTGTATTTCTGGTTGAATATATTATACGTTAAAAGTATGACCTCGCACCAGTCAGCCTCGTCGATATAGCGGCTGATATTCTCCGGCTCATCATGGGTGGTAAAGCCGATATGGCCTACAAGCCCCTCGTCCACAGCGCGGCGGATACCATCGACCATCCCGCCTTTGCAGGTTGCCTTTTCGTAATTCTCGGGGCTGTTAATGTTCCATACCTGGTAGAAATCCAGATACTCGACATCCAGCCGCCGCATCGACTCTAAAATACGCTTATACGTGCAGTCTGCCGAGCTGTCGTCGGTGTCCTCGGCCTTGAAAACCCACGGTGAGCATTTGGTCGAGAGGATCACCTTTTCACGGTAACCGTCCTTAAGTGCTTTGCCCAGCTTTATTTCACTGTCGCCGTAACCGCGGGAGGTGTCTATATATACCATACCGGCGTCAATTGCCTGCCTGATAAGGGGAATTGCCTTGTCCATTTCGGGAAATCTCATCGCTCCCATGCTGACGGGGTAAACTTCGAGACCGCTGCGTTTTCCAAAGTTTATTTTTTGAGTTTGTTTTATCATAACGGCTATTGTAACGTAAAAACAGGTATTTGCAAGATTGCAGTTCTTTAGTCCGGCAACTCGCGTATCCTGAAACTAACAGGCCGGGAAAATGTACAAGCTCCTGTAAAGATACGCGGCATTTTTTGCCGGCGCGGCATCTACATTACCATCAACCACTGCGTCTTCCAGGGCAATCGCATCTAAAATATCATTTTTTAGGCTTTTCGGTTATTTTTTCTTTCAAGGCGTGTTATCCGTATGATTTCGTCAGCATATTGTTGCACTAAGTCCATGAATTGGTTGTAACTATCTATGTCAGCCTGCAGTGCTTCAAGCTCATCCTTTGGGACATATCGCACAACATTGGCTCCATTTTTCCACGTTTGGTGGTTGAAATGCTGCCGGTTTTTCATCTGACATATTTTCCCTCGTTCCATTCGCTCTATTTTTGCGATTTTTTCTAATAATTTTATAGCTTTTTTTGTCTTTTTCATTATAGTATAATATATAGTATTCTATATCTTTGCAACGTTAAAACGAGGAAAATTATGAAAAAAGAACAAAACCAACGCAGATTAATGGACTATTTTTCGACAATTGAAGACCCCAGAGTCGAGCGTACTCGCAAGCATGAGCTTAGCGATATTTTATCCATTGCAATTTGTGCAATAATTTGTGGCGCTGATGGATGGACACAGGTTGAAGAGTTCGCTCAGTGCAAAGAAGAGTGGTTTAAAAGTTTTCTTTCTTTGCCTAATGGCATTCCTTCTCACGACACATTTGGACGAGTATTTTCTTCTCTCAAACCCGACTCATTTGAACAATGCTTCCTCGAATGGGTCAATGCCTTAGCCCAAAAGAGTGAAGGCAGGCTCATAGCCATTGACGGCAAGACTATGCGTAGAAGCGTTGATTATGCATCTGAAAAAGCGGCTGTTCACATGGTAAATGCCTGGTGCGACACCAACAAAATGGTCATTGGGCAGATTGCAACAGAAACCAAGAGCAATGAGATAACGGCTATACCTAAGCTCTTGGAGTTAATTGATTTAGATGGTGCAGTTGTAACAACTGATGCTATGGGCTGCCAAAAGGAAATTGCTAATGCTGTAATTGAAAATGATGGGGACTATATCTTGCAGCTAAAGGCAAATCAGACCGGCCTGCATAAAAATGCAGTTACCCTTTTTGATGAATGTATAGACGATAATGTCTATAATATTCAATATACTGTTGCAAGTGAAACTGATGGAGGCCACGGCAGGGTTGAAGAACGCACATTGCGGGCTGTTTCAAATGTAGGATTCCTTAACTCTGAAAAGAAGAACTGGGTCGGGCTCAAGAGCCTGATATGTGTGGAGGCAAAGAGGAGCATAGGAGATGAAACAAGCGTAGAGAAACGGTATTACATATCAAGCCTGACTTGCAAAAATCCGCCAAATTTACTCAAATATATCAGGGGCCACTGGGGGGTAGAGAACTCCTTGCACTGGTGTTTAGATATCAGCTTTGCCGACGATGAAAGGAGAATAAGAAAAGGTTATGGAACAGAAAATTTTGCAAGGCTCTCACGAATAGCACTGAATCTGCTAAAACAGCAAACCAAGCACAAGGTCGGCATAAAGACCAGAAGGCTGTGCTGCGGCTGGAACGAGCAATACCTATATCGCGTGCTGACACAACAAAATAAAGGACTTTAGATGCGATTGCCCTGGGCCTGGAAAGATGAAACAGTTTTTTACTTTCAAAGATCAATTTTTTTATATAATGTACTCTATGGCAGAGACAAACAACAAACCGCTGAATATAGAGATCCGTCCGGCGGCAATAGACGATTTGGCGGATATATTCCACCTTGGCGAGAAACTTTTTCTCCCGCGGGAAGTCTCCAACCTCTACCGCACATGGGACGAATACGAGGTTACCGGTCTGTTCAATTCCGAGCCCGAACACATGCTCGTAGCAGAATATGAGGGCAAATTAGTCGGCTTCGCGATGGGCACGGTTATCGAGAAAAACGCCACTGCATGGACCTACGGACATCTCGTATGGCTTGGTGTTGACAGCGATTACTCACGGCACGGCATTGCCGGCACGCTGTTTGACGCGTTCAGCGAGCTGATGAGAAAGGCCGGCGTGCGGATACTGCTTATCGATACACAGAAGGACAACGACGCGGCGATCAGCTTCTTCGAGAAAAAGGGCTTTTCAAACCCCATAGACCACGTGTATATGAGCCTTAACCTTGAC
Proteins encoded:
- a CDS encoding type II secretion system protein, giving the protein MRSKKGFTLIELLVVISIIALLMAIMMPALSKVRNMARKIVCGSHMHNMGIAIENYKANNDGFYPIAYWSNNSFARRTYTESLIKADLIDGEETVEGNDEWVVGASSVREAYSCPSFRKFLERKREMIYGWGDNIAEHYPIGYGYNSHLSRYNSWNSATNQPERTDNWSYAGNKAKSDTLVLIDAASFFVSNTGGGRFYPVYNVSSRYVTSNGNIAGSHSGGISNSLWADMHVEDRRADEYFRRDPDDPSQLLGNSVLDHTGYKYSDRGYKYSTPKGSIACPE
- a CDS encoding aldo/keto reductase — translated: MIKQTQKINFGKRSGLEVYPVSMGAMRFPEMDKAIPLIRQAIDAGMVYIDTSRGYGDSEIKLGKALKDGYREKVILSTKCSPWVFKAEDTDDSSADCTYKRILESMRRLDVEYLDFYQVWNINSPENYEKATCKGGMVDGIRRAVDEGLVGHIGFTTHDEPENISRYIDEADWCEVILLTYNIFNQKYKDVVAKAHEKGIGTIIMNPACGGMLAENSPVIADAVKSAVGISDAVEAGHRYLKSDPNVDTIICGITKPEDIESTIANFKKPAFDAAQISAIEKAMNKLSPDNAKVCTSCKYCMPCPAGIDIPAMMDVVFHDKVLKVPGIAKEKYDWLTGENNKNASKKPSECTACKECEAKCTQNIPIAAEMAYLARREEQSWK
- a CDS encoding ISAs1 family transposase, whose product is MKKEQNQRRLMDYFSTIEDPRVERTRKHELSDILSIAICAIICGADGWTQVEEFAQCKEEWFKSFLSLPNGIPSHDTFGRVFSSLKPDSFEQCFLEWVNALAQKSEGRLIAIDGKTMRRSVDYASEKAAVHMVNAWCDTNKMVIGQIATETKSNEITAIPKLLELIDLDGAVVTTDAMGCQKEIANAVIENDGDYILQLKANQTGLHKNAVTLFDECIDDNVYNIQYTVASETDGGHGRVEERTLRAVSNVGFLNSEKKNWVGLKSLICVEAKRSIGDETSVEKRYYISSLTCKNPPNLLKYIRGHWGVENSLHWCLDISFADDERRIRKGYGTENFARLSRIALNLLKQQTKHKVGIKTRRLCCGWNEQYLYRVLTQQNKGL
- a CDS encoding substrate-binding domain-containing protein, with protein sequence MRANFTKYQEVTSRLREMIDEMFKAGQVKLPTEQALGAKWGVSRGTVRKAMEELVSARILQRIAGSGTFINREMLSDGVFARKNIKTVVLIYDILEISDFRYRIIRGVVKAANSKGYDTAIASFENAMEIFREKFFSTDSKDTAMVSCNFSTEHINQIKEFPARIPYVALNDYRYSDIAQYAVLGRPWLEYGLNYLPQIGHKKILIFHDMLTKPYIEEVRNAVRDVKEKTAADLDVTVKECRYEYNRVVSELNSIFVHKTQPAPTAILCLDDKIAAWAISHLRNIGVNVPEDVSVLGTGDFDICESTYPRITTTSLDYDLMGEMAIDMIDKQLGGKAVDQSLSFVANKLIERDSCRPI
- a CDS encoding sulfatase, which produces MKTALFSTAFVSGVSGMGSRPSEQSNADKAKPRRRPNILWIMFDDGRADALGCYGTKWANTPNIDRIAQNGVLFTTAIVQNPVCVPSRRSMKTGNYCHQSGPMAMGKAAQQTPAYMKGKDKGVWDREAILQSLGLVEQSGDSGIEDVPNLLDIWTRAQMKPINIGKIHGFHDQWDSLGDAEQLLDVFGKPTAFFKQKYPDAAERILSSVRTKTYNWQIGGVLDVKPEDTTPWRLGDMAVKKIDQLSKQEEPFFLRVSFHAPHVPCHVPKEFFVDPEKIELPLPDKTQLESKPEFEKNCLRKYAGSLDLTKEEIDISRGTYYGMAGLVDVQVGRIVKELEKTGLLDNTIIAVNSDQGFGLGEHGLWKKRAFYEDYVKSPLIINCPERLPGGKRIDEPVEMIDFLPTLLELSDLEIPDAIRGKSLVPLITGKVKKWRRACFCEIDHSSSMYNELRNGTGRRVMVRTKNYKLIFFMDERVKDKDGALYDLKNDPGEIRNLYNDSKYTHVIDELESYAYQWSKGEFF
- a CDS encoding GNAT family N-acetyltransferase — translated: MAETNNKPLNIEIRPAAIDDLADIFHLGEKLFLPREVSNLYRTWDEYEVTGLFNSEPEHMLVAEYEGKLVGFAMGTVIEKNATAWTYGHLVWLGVDSDYSRHGIAGTLFDAFSELMRKAGVRILLIDTQKDNDAAISFFEKKGFSNPIDHVYMSLNLDLEDS
- a CDS encoding PEP-CTERM sorting domain-containing protein → MRKLVVITSIACLLSLVCTSFGAGVNVGNSYHWDQWTKSTVNDWTKVGSAGYENYLNLVSNVDSPLDVLDPYDGTSNDVRLRVEALASPSPNTIPAGTWAGYEWSVPDGVNEEVVSAWLPGYFNFLTGSMEIRITDVNENVLWSASPAGGWIQNQGLDNPTFDNVDALRIIVYATQAHNLWGTNNAYYTQPIYLNTETVPEPASMAVLALGSLFLVKRKK